From the genome of Streptacidiphilus sp. PB12-B1b:
GGCCAGCTCGACCCGCCCGCCGGCCGGCGCAGCGGCGGCCAGCGCCTCGGACTGCCGCGTCCCGGTGCCCGGGGTGGTGGTGTTCATGATCCTGCGCCCTTCCTGCTCGTTCCGCCCGGCCCGCTGCCGCGCCGGGGTCAGGCCCGGCTGACCAGCTGGTAGCCGGCCTCGTCCACGGCGCTGCGCACCGCCTCGTCGTCCAGCGGGTGCTCGGAGGAGACGGTGACCGTCCCCGCCTTGGCGTCCGCGCTGACGCCGGTGACGCCGGGCAGCGCGCCCAGCTCCTCGCTCACCGACTTCTCGCAGTGGCCGCAGCTCATGCCGGAGACGGTGAATACGGCAGTGGACATGGTTCCTCCTGGTGTTCGTCGGCGCTGCTCGTCGTCTGCTTCCCCCGGTCCAACACCATACCCCTGGGGGGTATTCCTCGGCAGGGGGGTCAGTCGGCCGTCCCGAGCGGACGGCCGAAGCGAGAGTAACCACCGGCGGGCGTTTTGCCCCGTCTCGTCAGCTCGCGCAGCCGCGGGCGTGTCCGGCGGCGGACGCCGGGCCGGGGCCCCGGAACGCAGCAGGCCCGCCCGGTGGTGCACCGGGCGGGCTGGCGTGGAGGCGTTCGGAGCGGCTGCGGGGCGCGCCGCTACAGCGGCAGCAGCTCCGGGCGCTTGGCCTCGACGTGGTCGCCGGAGGACTCCCCGCGCAGTCGGCGGCCGACCCAGGGCAGCAGGTACTCGCGGGCCCAGTGCAGGTTCTCCCGGCGCAGCTCGGCCGGGGTGTGTGCGAGCTGCGGCGGCCAGGGGGCGTCCGGGTCGGCGACGTCCAGCCCGAGCGCCCGCCCGGCGTGCAGCGCGACCCGCTGGTGCCCCTCGGGGGAGAGGTGCAGCCGGTCCTCGCTCCAGGCCCGACGGTCGCGCATGGCCCGCAGCGCCCAGATGTCCACCACGGCCAGGCCGTTGCGGTCGGCGATGGCCCGCAGGTGGGCGTTGTAGGTGGCGATCTTGCCGCGCAGGTGGCGCAGCACCGGGGTGTCCCGGGTGTCGAAGCCGGTGCAGATCAGCACCGTGCCGGCGGACGCGCGCAGCTGGGCCGCCGCCGCCTCGAAGCGCTCGGCGACCTCGTCCGGGTCGCTGCCGGGGCGCAGGATGTCGTTGCCCCCGGCGCAGAAGCTGACCAGGTCGGGCTGCATCCGCTCGATCTGCGGGACCTGCTCGGCGACGACCTGGTCGAGCAGGCGGCCGCGCACGGCGAGGTTGGCGTAGCGGAAGTCGTAGCGCCCGTCGTCGGTGCGCGGGCGGCGCTCGGCCAGCAGGCGGGCCAGGCGGTCGGCCCATCCGGTGAAGCCGCCGTCGGGGTCGGGGTCGTTGAGGCCCTCGGTGAAGCTGTCCCCGAGGGCGACGTAAGAGGTGAGGTCGGCGGTGTGGGTCGGCAGCTCGGACATGGGAAGATACTTCACTGCATGAAGTGACCTACGCCACCGTAGGTAGACCTTGACGGACGTGATTTCCCCCACGCGCCGTTCGGGAATACGGCCCGGCGACCGCCTGCGTCCCGAGGTCAGCGGCCCGGTGGCGGCAGGCGGCGCGGCGGGCCGCCCCAGCCGGGCGGCGTGGGCGGCCGGGCGGGGTCGTACGGCGGCTGCGGGCCGGTCGGGTGCCCGGCCCGGCGCGCGCTGCGGACCAGCCACAGCAGCCACAGCAGCCCGACCCAGGCCACCAGCGCCAGCGCGGTGGTGGAGAGCACGGTGAACAGCCACACCTGGTTCTCGGTCGGGTGCGGCAGGAAGCCCAGGTCCAGCGCCGGTCGGTTCCGGCCGGGCTCGGTGACCCGGGAGACGATCCAGGCGGCGATCCCGTGCGAGCTGTCCCACAGCGCGTGCAGCGCGGAGACCCCGAGGTAGGTGAGCAGCACCGTTGGGGTGAGCACGAAGCGGTTGTTCCGGCGCTCGCGGAACAGCACTCCGCCCAGGATGGCCGTCCACAGCCCGTGCCCGACCGGTGCCAGCACCCCGCGCAGGATCTCGGTGGAGACCAGGTCCCGCAGCGACAGCCCCTGCTCGGTGAGGACGGCGTTGAAGGCGTAGCCGGCCGTCTCGAACGCGGCGAAGCCGAAGCCCACGGTGGCGCCCAGCACCAGGCCGTGCCGCAGCCCGGAGGCCGGGATCCGCCGGGTGAGCATGACCAGCGCCCACGCCTTCACCGCCTCCTCGATCAGCCCCACCCCGGCGTACACCCACACGGAGTCGGAGAGCAGGTAGTACTCCAGCAGCGACGCGCCGAGCACCCCCATCAGCCCCCCGGCGGCGAAGCAGGCGGTGATCCGGTCGGTGCCGATGTCCGCGCCGTACCGCTCGTGGGCCCAGACGACGAAGCTGGCCGGCACCAGGAAGCTGCCCAGCAGCACGATCGTCGGCACCAGGTTGCTGTTCCCGGTCCGGTAGGTGACCACCACGGTGGCCAGCCACAGGGCCAGGCCGCCGAAGAACCAGGTCGCCCAGTACCGGGCGCGGGCCGGCGGCGCCGGGGGCGTGGCTGGGCTGGACATGTGCTGCTGGGCCTTCTTCCGCTCGCGGCCCCGCAGGGCAGGGGGCGGCAGCACTATGGCACGGCATTCGGAGGGTTGGACGGCTTATGCGCGGAATGCCGTGATGTGTCGTGTATGTCGTTCTTCGGATAGATTTTCTGCTGTGCAGCAGCCCTCCGAGGACCACGACAGCGGATCCGCCGCGCTCGCCCCCTCCTCGTCGCTGCGGCTGCGCGACGACGCGGCCCTGCTACAGGCCCCGTTCCGGCTGCGGGTGCTCACCCCGCTCACCGCGATGCTGCTGGTCGTCTTCTTCGACCTGGTCTCCGGTCCGGACACCTACCTGGCCTCGCTGATGTCGGTGGTGCCGCCGCTGGCCGCGCTCACCCTGTACCCGCTGGAGGTCGTGCTCACCAGCGCCCTGGGCCTGATCGGGCTGGTCGGGCTGAGCCGGTACGACGGCCTGGACGACTCGCACGACCACCGGCTGTTCCTGGGCACGCTGATCGCCTACGCGGCGCTGACCGTGGCCGGGGCCGTCATCTCCCAGCTGCGGGTGGAGCGCAGCCGGCACCTGGTCGCCGTCAGCACCGTCGCCGAGGCGGCCCAGTTGGCGCTGCTGCGCCCGCCCGGCCCGCACGTCGGCGGCATCCTGCTGGCCGCCCGCTACGTCTCCGCCGCCGACTCGGCGCAGATCGGCGGCGACCTCTACGCCGTCCTGGACACCCCGTACGGCGTACGGGCCGTCATCGGGGACGTCCGGGGCAAGGGACTGGGCGCGGTCCAGGCCGCGTCGGTGGTGCTGGGGGCGTTCCGCGAGGCCGCGTACGACGAGCCGGAGCTGGTCGGGGTGGCCCGGCGGCTGGAGAGCAGCGTGGTCCGCCACGTGCCCTCCGGGGAGTTCACCACCGCGCTGCTGGTCGGGCTCAGCTGCCCGGAGACGGTGGAGCTGGTCCACCTGGGCCATGTCGCGCCGCTGCGGATCTCCCCGGACGGCTCGGTGGCCGTGCTCTACCCGCCCGATCCGTGGGTGCCGCTCGGGCTGGGCGCTATGGCCGTGGGCTCGCCGCGCCCGTGGACGGTGCCGTTCGGCCCCGGCGACGTGCTGCTGCTGTGCACCGACGGGGTGGTGGAGGCGCGCAGCCACGAGGACGGCCGGTTCTACCCGCTGGAGGAGCGGGCGCCCGCGCTGACCGCCGGCAGCAGCGCGGATCTGGAGGCGGCCGTCGCCCGGGTCTACGCGGACCTGCTCCGGCACACCGGCGGCGAACTGCGCGACGACGCCGTCCTGCTGCTGCTGGCCCGCGACGGCGAGCCGGCGGCGCTGGAGCCGGGTGCGGACTGAGCCCCCCGCGCCGCCTCGCTGAGGTCCGCCCTGTCCTGCCCCCGCTCCGCGCGTCACCCGAACGGGTGCGGCGGCATGCGCGCCGCCCGAGCCCCGACCAGGCTGGGGCCACCGGCCATACCTGGGCCACCGACAAGGGAGCGGCCATGTTCCAGATCATCTGGATCGTCATCGTCGGCGCGATTCTCGGCTTCCTGGCGAAGCTGCTGCTGCCGGGCAGGCAGGCCATCCCGATCTGGCTGACCGTGCTCTGCGGCATGGTCGGCGCGCTGCTCGGCAACTACATCAGCTCGGTCATCGGCGTCCGCCACACCAGCGGCATCGACTGGATCCGGCACCTGCTGCAGGTCGTCGGCGCGCTGGTGGTGGTGGCCGCGGGCTCCGCGCTCTACCCGCAGGCCAGGTCCAGGAACTGATGCCCGGTCGGCTCTCCCCTATGCTGGCGCGATGCCAGTCGAGGGACGAATACCAGCCGCGCACGCCACCGCAGGGCGAAATCCGGCCACGGCCGGGCGGGTCGGCGGCGGCGCCGCCGGAGGCCCGCGCGGCCCGGTGGCCGAGGGCGGCGCGGGCGCCGGGCTGCGCGCCGCCTGGCTGCTCGGGACGCTGCTGCTGACCCTCGGCGCGCTGGTCGGCGCGGCGCTGCTGGCCCCCGCCGACGGCGCCGCGCCCGGCCCGGCCCTGGGCGGGCTGCTGTTCCTCGGCTCCTCCGTGCACGTCGCCACGACCGCGTGGTTCTACACCGTGCCCGAGGTGCGGCGGCACGTCGCCGCCCACCGCGGACGCTATGTCACCGCACCGCTGGCGCTGGTCCTCGGCACCGCCCTGCTCGCCGCCGCCGTCCCGGCCGGGCCCTTCGATCTGCTGCTGCTGGCCTACTTCGGCTGGCAGTTCTTCCACTTCCAGAAGCAGAATCTGGGCCTGGCGGCGCTGGCCCGCTCCGCGTACGGCGGCGCGCCGCTGGCCGGCGGCGAGCGCCGGGCCATCACCGCCGCCGGACTGGCCGGTATCGCCGGGCTGCTCAGCCACCCGGCGCTGCTGCAACTCGGCGACGTCCCCCGGGTGGGCCCGCTGTTCCCGGTCGCGGCCGGGGCGTACGCGCTGGCCCTCGGCTACGGGGTGGTGCAGCTGATGCGGCGCGCCCCCGAGGACCGCCGGGGCTGCGCCGGGGCGGTCTA
Proteins encoded in this window:
- a CDS encoding heavy-metal-associated domain-containing protein; translation: MSTAVFTVSGMSCGHCEKSVSEELGALPGVTGVSADAKAGTVTVSSEHPLDDEAVRSAVDEAGYQLVSRA
- a CDS encoding PP2C family protein-serine/threonine phosphatase, whose product is MQQPSEDHDSGSAALAPSSSLRLRDDAALLQAPFRLRVLTPLTAMLLVVFFDLVSGPDTYLASLMSVVPPLAALTLYPLEVVLTSALGLIGLVGLSRYDGLDDSHDHRLFLGTLIAYAALTVAGAVISQLRVERSRHLVAVSTVAEAAQLALLRPPGPHVGGILLAARYVSAADSAQIGGDLYAVLDTPYGVRAVIGDVRGKGLGAVQAASVVLGAFREAAYDEPELVGVARRLESSVVRHVPSGEFTTALLVGLSCPETVELVHLGHVAPLRISPDGSVAVLYPPDPWVPLGLGAMAVGSPRPWTVPFGPGDVLLLCTDGVVEARSHEDGRFYPLEERAPALTAGSSADLEAAVARVYADLLRHTGGELRDDAVLLLLARDGEPAALEPGAD
- a CDS encoding SGNH/GDSL hydrolase family protein, with amino-acid sequence MSELPTHTADLTSYVALGDSFTEGLNDPDPDGGFTGWADRLARLLAERRPRTDDGRYDFRYANLAVRGRLLDQVVAEQVPQIERMQPDLVSFCAGGNDILRPGSDPDEVAERFEAAAAQLRASAGTVLICTGFDTRDTPVLRHLRGKIATYNAHLRAIADRNGLAVVDIWALRAMRDRRAWSEDRLHLSPEGHQRVALHAGRALGLDVADPDAPWPPQLAHTPAELRRENLHWAREYLLPWVGRRLRGESSGDHVEAKRPELLPL
- a CDS encoding GlsB/YeaQ/YmgE family stress response membrane protein, giving the protein MFQIIWIVIVGAILGFLAKLLLPGRQAIPIWLTVLCGMVGALLGNYISSVIGVRHTSGIDWIRHLLQVVGALVVVAAGSALYPQARSRN
- a CDS encoding PrsW family intramembrane metalloprotease; the protein is MSSPATPPAPPARARYWATWFFGGLALWLATVVVTYRTGNSNLVPTIVLLGSFLVPASFVVWAHERYGADIGTDRITACFAAGGLMGVLGASLLEYYLLSDSVWVYAGVGLIEEAVKAWALVMLTRRIPASGLRHGLVLGATVGFGFAAFETAGYAFNAVLTEQGLSLRDLVSTEILRGVLAPVGHGLWTAILGGVLFRERRNNRFVLTPTVLLTYLGVSALHALWDSSHGIAAWIVSRVTEPGRNRPALDLGFLPHPTENQVWLFTVLSTTALALVAWVGLLWLLWLVRSARRAGHPTGPQPPYDPARPPTPPGWGGPPRRLPPPGR